The DNA segment AAAAGTGTAATTGTGTTTGCTTAGGAGCCTCTCCAAGAGGATTTTCTCCCAGCAGCCAGTAAGCCGGATCTGACCGCTCCATACAGAACCCCACTGAACGTTTCACCAGAACCTTCTGTATCACAGCAGCACAAAGGGAGAGACATAAGACGGACACATGGAGATCAGGAAAGGGTAAAGATATAATCAGCAGGgttgattaaatattttttttctttaagtcttaattatcttaatttttaatcattgttttttttgccttgtgttAAGTCCAAGGTGGTTGCTCCTAGACCtttacctccacctcctgttaAGAGCACAGCTGTGGAGGTGAGGAAGAGGGGCAAGAGGAGCACAGAGAACAAGAAAGCTAGTGTGGCCGCAACCTCCACATCAACTAGTTCCTGTAAGGACGGATACTTACCACTGCCACAGGTGACAATGCTCCTCCACTCACATACTGTATTCAACCACACTGCAAAGATATGtatttatctatatatctgTTTTGTATGCTGGTGAAATAATGAGCTGTATGAACATTTTTGTAAAATTTCTGTCTTAATTATTTTGTAATGATGGCTAATGGTGTTGGTATATTGATGTATTCCGAAATCTGTAGATTAGTTTATCCAGTAGGGTTACAGGATAATTATGATAATTAACATTGTACATTTGATGATCTATAGTATTAGATTttgctgtcatttaaaaaaataattaattctaCGATATTTTTGTTACTAAAAAAATGTAGgactttatatttatagtaaatttataataaagtttttgttcaaccaaacatattttaacagtCATTGCAACTGATGGTAATAGTAATTATGTCTTATACCTGTGCAGTCCTATTATCCATCACAGAAAATGTGggtcacttttatttttcagggtCGTCCTCTGTCtgccagagagaggagaagactGAGGCAGTCCCTGGAGAGCTCCAGCCAACCAGGTACTTTCTGTCACCTGAACATTATCGTTGGACCTATAACCACAGAACTGTAAAGCTAAAGTTATAGGACACGTTCATTTTAGGTGGaatattctatatattattattcctCTATTAAAACAAAGTAGTGATAGTTTGTAGTTGATCTTGATTACTTTCTGCTCTTCCCACAGGTGTTAGTGCTGGAAGAAGGGCATCTTATGATGTCACTTCCACCAAGGATGAGCACTACAATACCCCAGTTACCAGATCTGTTTCAGACACTATCACTGAGATCGACTATAAGGTACTGACATCCCATCACTGTGACCGTCAGTTGTACTTTGTACAGTCTAATCTGATAATGTTACGGCAAAACAAGCCTTTGTCAAAACTTGTCACAATGATGGGATGTGTTTCATTACAGCAGAATAAGCTACCAGAGCGAAGATCAGATGAAGATGAGTGCAACTCCACAAGTTCCACAGAACGTTCAGAGGGAGACGGCAGAGAAAGGTGAGACAATGTTAACATATTTGCTGATTCACATTGCTTGAGTAAATTTACTGTATAATCTATGATTTATGGATCATTTGCAGGAAGACTGAATCCAGTGACATGCAGGATTTAGTCCACATGATGACCCAGACATTAAGAATGGATATTGGAGACGGTATGAGTGAGATGGACAAAAGCAGATTTGGCTCTACTGCGCTACCAGAATTTAAACTGAACAGGAAGTACAGGGACACCCTGGTGCTTCATGGAAAGGCTCGAGAGGAAGCAGAACACCTGTCACTCGGAGAAATACCAACAGGTTAGATACTTTGAGCAAactgtatcatcatcatctgccaTTCTGCTGCTTCCTTGTGTTTAACCAGCTTGTCTCTCGTAAAGGTTCCACGTCTGGTCCAGCCAAGATAAGGAGAGCTATTGAACACCTGAGAACAGATGTGGTGAAGGGATTGGGGGTCAAGCTGCTGGACAGAGTCCTGGAAatcatggaggaggaggatgacacCAAACGAGAAGTATGATTTTAGTAAAACACATCACACCAAATCATACGTACTATTACATCAGGACGTATTATGCAAGATGTCCTTTCTTTGTTAGAATTCtgacatacatagacatattgTAAATGGGGCCCATTGAGACTAAAAGTTAAGTTGGACTGACTTCTTAGCACATTAGTTTGTCTGCAAAGTTTAAAATCCAGTGTGTGCAAATTCAATAGAGTTAATTCCAAAATGATCAGAGTTGgcatcctttttcttttttttcctcactgcagctgtgcCTTCGTGACCAGATGGGAGATGAGAAGTACCAAGCGTATGCTGTGATGGTGAGACAGCTGAAATTCTTTGAGGATATTGCCCTCAAAGTTTGAAGAAAACGCTGTATATGAGgaagcatgcacacactgcaTTTGACATCATTTGCAAGAATGTGTCCATGATCTTGAGAGATCTCGTATAACAGGAAACTTTGTCGTTGGGAGAAAGGTTTCAGCTTTCAAGTGTAAACCTGTACTGAAGTAGTCACACTGCTTGTGTGGACTACATTCTTCCTTCTGCTGGTATGCAAATAAGCATTTGCCACAAAATTGACAACAATTGCCCTTGTGTGAACAATCTTATGTAAATTACtgtgtaaagttttttttgacCTCATTATTCAAACAGAATGTATAATCAATAGTTATTGTTTGGCTGCCTATGCAAAGatttcatgtcatgttaaaGCTCTCTGTGGCTTTACTTTTCATAGTGGATAGTAGTTTGGTTAGTTATAATGCAAGACAGACCTACCTATGCTGTATCTTTGAAGACACTAGCTCTCACTTCTGCTGTTGTAttcttttttacaaaataatgtaatgtagatGTATTGTAGATAttaacatttgaattatttctaataaatcctaaatgtatttgtttacacCTACCTATCCATAATGTTCAGAACTATAATAAAAACACTccactgaacaaacaaagatatttttgtGCACACTAACGCACCAACAAGTATTAGTACAAATGAAACATCCCATTTATAAAACATAGACTGTATCAGATGTTTATTATTTGGACACAAGAATTCAATTATTGACTTATGAACACTGTAACGTTGTTTTCCCAAAATTCAAAATCATTTCCAATATAAAAAGGATGTACTGACAGCCGGGCAGGGATAGTTCTGAATTAtttgtgcttcttcttcttgagaCTTTCCTGAGGTTTTTGGCTGGACTCCCCGCTGGGCTCTGGTATGGCAGGCTGCCAGGAAAGAGGATTTTGTCTGTACATAGGCCATGGAGGCAGGGTCAACTAAAATGAAGGACAGAAACAAGACGTGATAAGAtgctggttgttgtttttacatggTATGTAACCAAAAAACAGCAAGAAGTGTACAGCAGAAATACATATTGTCAttcttataaataaaaacataaacttaCCACACAGGATACAGCAAAACCAGCCAAGACAATGTAGACTGTCCACCCAAACTGTTCAATGATCAGACCATACACGAATCCGATCACCTGCAAAGAAGTCCATGCAAGTTTGATCAGTAAACCTGAAATCAATGCATCTTAGTGGGATGTTTTGAATGGCTGCTTTTGCATATAGCATGGTGAGTTACCGCTGAGATGAGTATTATTCCTTGGAAAATCTGTTCAGCCAGTTTCTGGCCTTTATAGTCCTGTAagacgagagacagacagacaacattaataacacaaaatcacttcacagggagaggaggatggcCGCGGGAGAAACTAGGATGTTAGCCGATAGCTTCGTTTAACATTGCACTAATGTTTAAAACAGGTGAAGTGACGCTGCAGTAATTAATTAAAACGTTATTAGCTATACTGAGGTTACAATAACGAGCTAGCGTTGCTCTGGCAGCTGTTGCCAATGTAACTTTAATTGAAGCGCCACAGATTAACGCCTGCTCGGTATAAACGCGTGAATGAATGGCTGCTATTACTACGCTGCTCCACATCAAGTAAGCTTAACATCTCCTACCATGTGCGTGGGGATGGTCTTGAACATAGACAACATGTTTCCACTAAAGATGAACAAGCGTAAGCGGACAAAACGAAGCGGTTCAACACTTCCGGTCTCGTCAAACATATACGTCGTGTTGTGAAGGCCCCGGCGGTGCTAAGTTAGCACGGTAGCCGCGCAGCTCAGTGCACCCTGCGGATCGGGTAAAGCGCCGCACGGTGACGCTGTATTTGGTTTGGCGTTAGCGGAAGGCGCTGCCTGTCCAGATAACTGCCTGTCAAAAATATCATGTACTTTTAGGTGTTACATTTTAagcatacatttttatgttgtgtaTCCAGTTATGAAATCATATATACCGTACTAAGTTAAactgtatatgttttatatagCGGGAATAGCAGGCTAATGTAACAATTTACAATCAGGCAAACGCATGGGCGTCCATTACTACGTGCAGTTTTGATATCGTATAAACTTGTTGATGTTGAGTTGGCAGTTTGGCTCCAGTCTGAATTACTTCAGCGGGTCTGTCGGTTTCTTTTCAGACCTGACTTCACCtgcgctgtgtgtgtttctgcataaGCGTGTGGACAGAGTTGAAAGCCTCCAGTTTGCTGGTGGTCTcgttgtgtgcttgtgtgtgttcgCCACGCAGCGGTGCAGCACCTCACCTCAGTCCTCACCAGCCTGCCAGCAAACACACCTCGGCTCAACTCTGAGGTGTtagagctgtttttattttttgatttccATCAGACGTGCTGGAGGGACGGATGCGGTCTTTGTCATGACTCTGAGGAGAGGTGAGTCACTTTGGATGAACTAGTTGCTTATTTGCATCTCTTAaacatctgtgtgtatatatttagtTAAATACAGGGTtccacgggtgcttgaatttCATTGAAAATGCTtaaatttcaattcagtgttttcaaggttgtgaaaatgcttgaattttttttgtgaagtgcttgaaaatgcttgaaatttgtgtgatgtctattaGTCACTGTTACTGCGCTgtggtagttacacaatacaagctgagaatacaagccaattcacaattagttaaaaatcaaaacagtcaatctaccaccatatgaaa comes from the Larimichthys crocea isolate SSNF chromosome VI, L_crocea_2.0, whole genome shotgun sequence genome and includes:
- the spcs1 gene encoding signal peptidase complex subunit 1; translated protein: MFDETGSVEPLRFVRLRLFIFSGNMLSMFKTIPTHMDYKGQKLAEQIFQGIILISAVIGFVYGLIIEQFGWTVYIVLAGFAVSCVLTLPPWPMYRQNPLSWQPAIPEPSGESSQKPQESLKKKKHK